A single region of the Lactobacillus isalae genome encodes:
- a CDS encoding DUF951 domain-containing protein yields the protein MYHLGDVVQMKKPHACGENKWEILRMGADIRIKCLGCGHLIMMPRAEFNKKLKKVLHAANDPVNLKEEHYVPKENIAVPHFE from the coding sequence ATGTATCATTTGGGCGATGTAGTGCAGATGAAGAAACCACATGCATGTGGTGAAAATAAGTGGGAAATCTTGCGAATGGGTGCAGACATTCGCATTAAGTGCTTAGGGTGCGGTCATTTAATTATGATGCCTCGAGCAGAATTCAATAAAAAATTAAAAAAAGTGCTGCATGCAGCAAATGATCCTGTTAACTTAAAAGAAGAACATTACGTTCCAAAGGAAAATATTGCTGTACCGCACTTTGAATAA
- a CDS encoding ParB/RepB/Spo0J family partition protein: protein MVRNSKEPKKRGLGRGLEALFDESPQVQETEEITEIPLDEIRPNPYQPRKTFDNKSLKELSESIKENGVFQPIIIRKSVNGYEIIAGERRFRASKLAKKKTIPAIIRKFDEAQMMEVAVLENLQREDLTPLEEAQAYEMLQKNLGLTQAEVSKRLGKSRPYIANYLRLLTLPQKTKRLLQRGELSMGQARTLLGLKDKDGIDDLAKKVVKNGITVRQLESLVAKLNEKEKKPKKKAIKKSAFIRASESQLTDKFGTSVNITESKKGNGHLAIDFASTDELNRILDLLGINLDK from the coding sequence ATGGTAAGAAACTCTAAAGAACCCAAAAAACGTGGTCTTGGTCGAGGATTAGAAGCCCTATTTGATGAAAGTCCACAAGTCCAAGAAACTGAAGAGATTACAGAAATTCCGTTAGATGAAATTAGACCTAATCCTTATCAGCCGAGAAAAACATTTGATAATAAGAGTTTGAAAGAGCTATCTGAATCAATTAAAGAAAATGGAGTCTTTCAACCAATTATTATCCGTAAATCGGTTAACGGATATGAAATTATTGCAGGCGAGCGTCGTTTTCGGGCATCTAAATTAGCTAAGAAAAAGACTATTCCAGCAATTATTCGTAAATTTGATGAAGCTCAGATGATGGAAGTTGCAGTTCTAGAAAACTTGCAACGTGAGGATCTAACACCATTAGAAGAAGCTCAAGCTTATGAGATGCTTCAAAAAAACTTAGGTTTAACACAAGCAGAAGTTTCAAAAAGATTAGGAAAGTCTCGTCCATATATTGCTAATTACCTTCGCTTGCTTACTTTGCCGCAAAAGACTAAGCGTCTTCTTCAAAGAGGCGAGCTTTCAATGGGACAAGCAAGAACTTTACTTGGATTAAAAGATAAAGATGGAATTGATGACTTAGCTAAAAAAGTGGTAAAGAACGGTATTACTGTTCGTCAATTAGAATCATTAGTAGCTAAGTTGAATGAAAAAGAAAAGAAACCAAAGAAGAAAGCTATTAAAAAATCTGCTTTTATTCGAGCTAGCGAATCCCAATTAACTGATAAATTTGGAACTAGCGTAAACATCACAGAAAGCAAAAAGGGAAATGGTCATTTGGCGATTGACTTTGCTTCAACTGATGAATTAAATCGAATTTTAGATTTACTAGGGATTAATTTAGATAAATAA
- a CDS encoding ParA family protein: MVQIISVANQKGGVGKTTTTINLGASIANHGYKVLIVDIDPQGNATSGLGIEKSTVDKDIYNVLIDEIPLSETIHHTETKNLDAVPATIQLAGAEMELTSMMARETRLKQGIDEISHEYDFILIDCPPSLGQLSINAFTASDSILIPVQSEYYAMEGLSQLLNTIRLVQKHFNKNLGVEGVLLTMLDARTNLGAEVVKEVQSYFNKKVYKTIIPRITKLAEAPSYGKPITEYAPKSRGSQVYDSLAKEVLKAHGKKL, translated from the coding sequence ATGGTTCAAATTATTTCGGTTGCTAACCAAAAAGGCGGCGTTGGTAAAACAACGACGACAATTAATTTAGGTGCCAGCATTGCAAATCATGGCTATAAGGTTTTAATTGTTGATATTGATCCTCAAGGAAATGCGACTTCTGGTTTAGGTATTGAAAAATCTACTGTAGATAAAGACATCTATAATGTTTTGATTGATGAGATTCCTTTATCTGAAACTATTCATCATACTGAGACTAAAAATCTGGATGCAGTTCCTGCTACTATACAATTAGCTGGAGCTGAAATGGAGCTAACGTCAATGATGGCTCGTGAAACTAGATTGAAACAGGGGATTGATGAAATTAGTCATGAATATGACTTTATATTGATAGATTGTCCACCTTCATTAGGGCAACTCTCTATTAATGCTTTTACAGCTTCAGATTCTATCTTAATTCCGGTTCAAAGCGAATACTATGCTATGGAAGGATTGAGTCAGTTATTAAATACAATCCGATTAGTTCAAAAACACTTTAATAAAAATTTGGGTGTAGAAGGCGTTTTATTAACAATGTTAGACGCAAGAACCAACTTAGGAGCAGAAGTTGTTAAGGAAGTACAATCTTACTTCAATAAAAAAGTTTATAAGACCATTATTCCGCGGATTACTAAGTTGGCTGAAGCTCCAAGTTACGGTAAGCCAATTACGGAATATGCTCCGAAATCTCGTGGCTCACAAGTGTATGATTCCTTAGCAAAAGAGGTGTTGAAAGCTCATGGTAAGAAACTCTAA
- the noc gene encoding nucleoid occlusion protein: protein MAFSLFGNRQKKIPESKQVQEIELDKIIPNRYQPRHTFSDESIEELATTLKEQGLLQPIILRKPADGPEGEYEIIAGERRFRAAQSLKWAKIPAIVEDMDDEKAASLALVENLQRENLNPIDEAQAYVQLMKVNNLTQTELADQMGKTQSYIANKIRLLKLTPKVQGFLIDKKISQRHGRALLALNEEDQDTAVSEIIKNGLTVKETEEMVKDLDGYFEAQKQAQEEKLEENKPEKEKKPKKKVQVRTANDFKVQINTIKKAIKMAKDSGMTVKYKEDKKGDSYKITIELLKK, encoded by the coding sequence ATGGCATTTTCATTATTTGGCAATCGTCAAAAAAAGATTCCTGAAAGTAAACAAGTTCAAGAAATTGAATTAGATAAAATTATCCCTAATCGCTATCAACCACGTCATACTTTTAGTGATGAATCAATTGAAGAATTAGCTACTACTTTGAAAGAACAAGGACTACTTCAGCCAATTATTTTACGTAAGCCAGCTGATGGTCCTGAAGGCGAGTATGAAATTATTGCAGGTGAACGTCGTTTCCGCGCAGCTCAATCATTAAAGTGGGCAAAGATTCCAGCTATTGTTGAAGATATGGACGATGAAAAGGCTGCATCTTTAGCGTTAGTTGAAAACTTGCAGCGTGAAAACTTAAATCCTATTGACGAAGCACAAGCTTATGTTCAATTGATGAAAGTTAATAATTTAACTCAAACTGAATTAGCAGATCAAATGGGAAAGACCCAATCATATATTGCTAATAAGATTAGATTGCTCAAATTAACGCCTAAAGTACAAGGCTTCTTAATTGATAAAAAGATTTCTCAACGTCATGGTCGTGCTTTGTTAGCGTTAAACGAAGAAGATCAAGATACTGCCGTTAGTGAAATTATCAAAAATGGCTTAACAGTAAAAGAAACTGAAGAGATGGTAAAAGATCTCGATGGCTACTTTGAAGCACAAAAACAGGCTCAAGAAGAAAAACTTGAAGAAAATAAGCCTGAAAAAGAGAAGAAGCCTAAGAAAAAAGTTCAAGTTCGAACAGCTAATGACTTTAAAGTGCAAATTAATACCATTAAGAAAGCAATTAAAATGGCAAAAGATTCAGGGATGACCGTGAAATATAAAGAGGATAAAAAGGGAGATTCCTATAAGATTACTATTGAGTTGCTTAAAAAGTAA
- the rsmG gene encoding 16S rRNA (guanine(527)-N(7))-methyltransferase RsmG, which yields MNPEIFAKELAKYGFKLSDKQKEQFATYYNKLIEFNKKVNLTRITDKNEVYLKHFFDSITPLLEFPDLFKGEKTLCDVGAGAGFPSLPIKILCPDLSITIVDSLGKRLKFLDELVNDLSLDKVTLVHSRAEDAGQNKDLREKFDLVTGRAVARMSVLSEYCLPLAKINGYLVALKGPKAQDELTEAKHAIEVLGGSVEEVKELTLPDTDDDRTLIVIKKIKATPKKYPRQAGTPNKKPL from the coding sequence ATGAATCCAGAAATTTTTGCAAAAGAACTCGCAAAATATGGCTTTAAACTTAGCGATAAGCAAAAAGAACAATTTGCGACATACTATAACAAATTAATTGAGTTTAATAAAAAGGTCAATCTTACTAGAATTACTGATAAAAATGAGGTCTACTTAAAGCATTTCTTTGATAGCATTACGCCTCTTTTAGAATTTCCAGACTTATTTAAGGGCGAAAAGACGTTATGCGATGTTGGAGCAGGAGCAGGCTTTCCGTCTTTACCAATTAAAATCTTATGCCCAGATTTAAGTATCACAATTGTTGATTCTTTAGGTAAACGATTAAAATTTTTAGATGAACTTGTGAACGACTTGAGTTTAGATAAAGTTACTTTGGTTCATAGTCGAGCAGAAGATGCGGGGCAAAATAAGGATTTACGTGAAAAGTTTGATCTGGTTACTGGACGTGCAGTAGCGAGAATGAGCGTATTAAGCGAATATTGTCTGCCATTAGCCAAAATTAACGGTTATTTAGTTGCTCTAAAAGGTCCTAAGGCACAAGATGAATTAACTGAAGCTAAACATGCAATTGAAGTATTAGGCGGTAGTGTTGAAGAAGTGAAAGAATTAACTCTTCCTGATACTGATGACGACCGGACTTTGATTGTTATTAAAAAGATAAAAGCTACGCCAAAGAAATATCCACGTCAAGCTGGTACACCGAATAAAAAACCACTTTAA
- a CDS encoding CvpA family protein, which yields MIVTLIVILYLGYQTYKGYQLGFAQRVINMIFGAIVFAAAILGQNSLGNWFYQQFSGNLVPTTGNISLELIGYRFLAFFVIWFIGKMILKICKGWLPKRDRTKKGISNLLDNVLGAMVSFIAAYFLVYVALSMCQAFQNPWFIQQTVDSPILRVIIYNTPGLSNGVFKTIFGISRTVG from the coding sequence ATGATTGTTACGCTTATTGTGATTCTTTATCTCGGCTATCAAACATATAAGGGCTATCAGCTGGGATTTGCTCAACGTGTTATTAATATGATTTTTGGAGCAATTGTGTTTGCTGCCGCAATCTTAGGTCAAAATAGTCTGGGAAATTGGTTCTACCAACAATTTTCAGGCAACCTTGTTCCAACAACTGGCAATATCAGTCTTGAGCTGATTGGTTATCGTTTCCTAGCCTTTTTTGTAATTTGGTTCATTGGAAAGATGATTCTAAAAATATGCAAGGGCTGGCTTCCAAAACGAGATCGTACTAAAAAAGGAATCAGCAACTTATTAGACAACGTTTTGGGCGCAATGGTTTCTTTCATTGCTGCATACTTTTTAGTCTATGTTGCTTTATCAATGTGCCAAGCATTTCAAAATCCTTGGTTTATCCAACAAACAGTCGACTCACCAATTCTACGAGTGATTATTTATAATACTCCAGGTTTGTCTAATGGAGTCTTTAAGACGATATTTGGTATCAGTCGAACTGTAGGTTAA
- a CDS encoding FAD:protein FMN transferase — translation MIENYASTPIAKVGRGLGTVITLQVYGDQNEKILNQSFDLIAGYEDRLTVNRDHSEVMDVNHAAGLHPVQVSASTYNLIKLAVYESKQNFGFNALIGPVVKLWHIGFKGAHVPTDAEIKEKMSLTDPDDVVLDDANQTVFLTKKGMELDLGGIAKGYIADRIRDLWRAYDVRAGIINLGGNVLFVNSSPKRASGDWILGVQDPKKKRGDNLTTATVHECSAVTSGTYERFLEINGKKYHHIIDPKTGYPVKTHVAGVTLFTRDSVQAEIECKRLFFAGGPIPGWKNDKAGRYGAIFVYDDDSIERVGV, via the coding sequence ATGATAGAAAATTATGCTTCAACTCCAATTGCAAAGGTTGGCCGCGGATTAGGAACTGTTATCACTTTGCAAGTTTATGGTGATCAAAATGAAAAGATTTTAAATCAAAGTTTTGATTTAATTGCGGGTTATGAAGATCGACTAACTGTGAATCGCGATCATTCTGAGGTAATGGATGTTAATCATGCTGCTGGACTTCATCCTGTTCAAGTTTCCGCAAGCACATATAATTTAATTAAATTAGCAGTTTATGAAAGTAAGCAAAATTTTGGCTTTAACGCTTTAATTGGGCCAGTTGTAAAATTGTGGCACATTGGTTTTAAAGGGGCGCACGTTCCAACTGATGCAGAAATTAAAGAAAAAATGAGTTTAACTGATCCCGATGATGTAGTTTTAGATGATGCTAATCAGACTGTTTTCTTAACTAAAAAGGGAATGGAACTTGATTTAGGAGGAATTGCTAAAGGATACATTGCGGATAGAATTAGAGACTTATGGCGTGCTTACGATGTACGAGCTGGGATTATTAATTTAGGTGGTAATGTTTTATTTGTAAATAGTTCTCCAAAAAGAGCAAGCGGCGACTGGATTTTAGGAGTGCAAGATCCTAAAAAGAAACGCGGAGACAATTTAACGACTGCAACTGTTCATGAATGTTCTGCTGTAACTAGTGGTACATATGAGCGTTTTTTAGAGATTAATGGTAAAAAATACCACCACATAATTGATCCTAAGACTGGTTATCCAGTTAAAACTCATGTGGCAGGAGTTACTTTATTTACTCGCGATTCGGTTCAAGCAGAAATTGAATGTAAAAGATTATTTTTCGCTGGCGGTCCAATTCCAGGTTGGAAGAATGATAAAGCTGGACGCTACGGTGCAATCTTTGTATATGATGATGATTCAATCGAAAGAGTTGGCGTATAA
- a CDS encoding tyrosine-protein phosphatase — MIRPNILPLEHVPNARDLGGYVGADGRKIKMHRLLRTGKLYQMTKKDETFLLNYGLTKIVDLRSPKEIKIAPDIVPAGVEHIDNPIHGNQNAETDQKIAQLKKTYTKDQYAGFKTMCHQYHASVSQEYSQKAFKSLLNIFANTKDGAIIFHCSEGKDRTGLAAFLILYILGVDVETIRQDYLFSNLMLGKYQAMMNQKIVDEGGSAVLRANVRSLASVANEYLDTALLLIDEKYNGLDNYIRDVLKVDDELIQSLRELYLEPKKASK; from the coding sequence ATGATTAGGCCAAACATTTTACCATTAGAACATGTGCCTAATGCACGTGATTTAGGAGGATATGTAGGTGCTGATGGCCGAAAGATAAAAATGCATCGCCTTCTTAGAACTGGCAAGTTATACCAAATGACTAAGAAAGATGAGACATTTTTACTTAATTATGGCTTAACTAAAATTGTTGATTTACGGTCACCTAAAGAAATTAAAATTGCTCCAGATATTGTACCAGCTGGAGTTGAGCATATTGATAATCCAATTCACGGTAATCAAAATGCGGAGACGGATCAAAAGATAGCACAATTAAAGAAGACATATACCAAGGACCAATATGCTGGTTTTAAGACGATGTGTCATCAATACCATGCTTCTGTAAGCCAGGAATACTCTCAAAAAGCCTTTAAAAGTTTACTTAATATTTTTGCTAACACAAAAGATGGTGCGATAATTTTTCACTGCTCTGAAGGAAAAGATCGTACGGGATTAGCTGCTTTTTTAATCTTGTATATTTTAGGCGTTGATGTGGAAACTATCAGACAAGATTATCTATTTTCTAACCTAATGCTGGGTAAATATCAGGCTATGATGAACCAAAAGATAGTTGATGAGGGCGGTAGTGCAGTTTTACGTGCTAATGTTAGAAGCTTGGCAAGTGTTGCAAATGAATACTTAGATACAGCGCTTTTATTAATTGATGAAAAATATAATGGCCTAGATAATTACATTAGAGACGTCTTGAAAGTTGATGATGAATTGATTCAAAGCCTAAGAGAGCTATACTTAGAACCAAAGAAGGCATCTAAATGA
- a CDS encoding MupG family TIM beta-alpha barrel fold protein, with protein sequence MLGFSVYLDKDLTADDHNYLLGMRNAGFNEVFTSLTGLREEADVILKRLSQLTAWCKDLELKVMADVSQDDLHRLGYDLDDVEKLKTLNVTGLRINDKVLMRFVSKLSKAMWVSLNAIYLEPEDITHLKEEAANFDHIRALFDFYSQPETGMDEKWFEKKNQWLRNCKLETAAFISGDGVKRGPFFAGETTLESQRGVYPLAAALNLKDLACSNVIVGDRLTSETIKSFARYNKEHAITLHVDEKNSLLKENKWHNYLYLAQDIVRLHGEGELPKFEAQDLPLDRPAGTISINSNGFNSNEIHIAKHNLPADKGVRVIGRVCVNECSLLSHIEPGQKVVFKNLEK encoded by the coding sequence ATGCTCGGTTTTTCAGTTTATTTGGATAAAGATTTAACAGCAGATGATCATAATTATTTGCTAGGAATGAGAAATGCTGGGTTTAACGAAGTATTTACTTCGCTAACCGGCCTAAGAGAAGAAGCGGATGTAATTTTAAAAAGACTGTCTCAGCTAACTGCTTGGTGTAAAGATCTTGAATTAAAGGTAATGGCTGATGTATCGCAGGATGATTTGCATCGCTTAGGATATGATTTAGATGATGTAGAAAAGTTAAAGACGCTTAATGTTACTGGATTAAGAATCAATGACAAAGTCTTAATGCGTTTTGTATCTAAGCTGTCTAAAGCAATGTGGGTATCTTTAAATGCAATTTATTTAGAACCAGAAGATATTACTCATTTGAAAGAAGAAGCAGCTAATTTTGATCATATTAGGGCTTTATTTGATTTTTATTCTCAGCCAGAAACTGGGATGGATGAAAAATGGTTTGAAAAGAAAAATCAGTGGCTGCGTAATTGTAAATTAGAAACAGCTGCCTTTATATCTGGTGATGGGGTTAAAAGAGGACCATTTTTTGCTGGAGAAACTACCCTTGAGTCTCAACGAGGAGTTTATCCATTGGCAGCTGCCCTTAACTTGAAAGATCTTGCTTGTAGCAACGTTATCGTGGGCGATCGTTTAACTAGCGAAACAATTAAGTCTTTTGCGCGTTACAATAAGGAACATGCGATTACACTTCATGTAGATGAAAAAAATTCTCTACTTAAGGAAAATAAATGGCATAATTATTTGTATCTCGCTCAAGATATCGTTAGACTGCATGGTGAAGGAGAGCTTCCAAAATTTGAAGCTCAAGATTTACCCTTAGACCGGCCAGCGGGAACTATTAGTATTAATAGTAATGGTTTTAATAGCAATGAAATTCATATTGCTAAGCATAACTTACCTGCTGATAAGGGAGTAAGAGTTATTGGAAGAGTATGCGTTAATGAATGCAGTTTACTTTCACATATTGAGCCGGGACAGAAGGTCGTTTTTAAAAATTTAGAAAAGTAG
- the nfr2 gene encoding NADH-dependent flavin reductase subunit 2, which produces MKLLAIVGTNADFSYNRFLEQFMAKRYQDQAEIEVYEIADLPRFKKEAQPDSKVEEFKNKIREADGVIFATPEYDHGIPSSLKSAMEWTGSHAQGNADVMKMKPAMVLGASYGIQGASRAQEEMREILLSPDQSANVLPGNEVLIGHAADKFDKNTGDLLDQETIHAIDLAFNNFVKFVEQAQK; this is translated from the coding sequence ATGAAGTTATTAGCAATTGTTGGTACAAATGCAGATTTTTCATATAACCGTTTTTTAGAGCAATTTATGGCTAAGCGTTATCAAGATCAAGCCGAAATTGAAGTATATGAAATTGCTGACCTACCCCGCTTTAAGAAAGAAGCACAACCAGACAGTAAGGTTGAAGAATTTAAGAATAAAATTCGTGAAGCAGACGGTGTGATTTTTGCTACACCAGAATATGACCACGGAATTCCTTCTTCTTTGAAGAGTGCGATGGAATGGACTGGTAGTCATGCTCAAGGAAATGCAGATGTAATGAAAATGAAGCCAGCAATGGTTTTAGGTGCATCTTATGGTATTCAAGGAGCTTCACGTGCTCAAGAAGAAATGCGTGAAATTTTACTTTCACCTGATCAAAGTGCAAATGTTTTACCAGGAAATGAAGTGTTAATTGGTCATGCTGCAGATAAATTTGATAAGAATACTGGAGATTTATTAGACCAGGAAACTATTCATGCAATTGATTTAGCATTTAATAATTTTGTTAAATTTGTTGAACAAGCTCAAAAATAA
- a CDS encoding NADPH-dependent FMN reductase, with amino-acid sequence MKLFAIVGSNADHSYNRDLLNFIKKHFTGRYDIELGEVRDLPMFKEGVEEPAEVASFAKKVAEADAVLISTPEQQHSVPSSLKSALEWLSSAEHPFKDKPVVIVGTSVLPQGSARGQSHLKMVLSSPGFSAKVFNGDEFMMGTAPKQFDEDGNLPDGTVKFLEHFFDEFDSFYSEVGK; translated from the coding sequence ATGAAGCTCTTTGCAATTGTGGGTAGCAATGCAGATCATTCTTATAATCGAGACCTGCTAAATTTTATTAAAAAGCATTTTACTGGTAGATATGATATTGAATTAGGAGAAGTTAGAGATCTTCCCATGTTTAAAGAAGGAGTTGAAGAGCCTGCTGAAGTAGCTAGTTTTGCTAAAAAAGTTGCTGAAGCTGACGCTGTGCTAATCTCTACTCCAGAGCAACAACACTCTGTTCCTTCGTCTTTAAAGAGTGCATTAGAATGGCTTTCATCAGCTGAGCACCCATTTAAAGATAAGCCAGTAGTTATTGTGGGAACTTCAGTTTTACCACAAGGGTCTGCTCGTGGACAAAGTCATTTAAAGATGGTTCTTTCATCTCCAGGATTCAGCGCTAAAGTATTTAATGGTGATGAATTTATGATGGGAACCGCTCCAAAACAATTTGATGAAGATGGTAATTTACCAGATGGAACTGTTAAGTTTTTGGAACACTTCTTCGATGAATTCGATAGTTTCTATTCAGAAGTAGGTAAGTAG
- a CDS encoding TetR/AcrR family transcriptional regulator produces MARKKEIDKQRILDAAYKLAVRGGIESLTARNIAKAVNCSTQPIYLEFENMQDLRNQVLARISDELKSNTLQQNFTGEPLIDLDLSYLYFAKEHVDLFRAMFVDGKFGNQMIVDTLMGLGIEKFKQQFDAEQFSDERLNHIVIANWVAATGLATLLINKMANFTQAQMVSVLKAQIHDAMLNDRLTNVEENPLFAADADASLEERLG; encoded by the coding sequence GTGGCTAGAAAAAAGGAAATAGATAAGCAGAGAATTCTCGACGCTGCTTATAAATTAGCAGTTCGTGGCGGAATTGAAAGTTTAACTGCAAGAAACATTGCAAAGGCAGTTAACTGCTCTACTCAACCAATTTATCTTGAATTTGAAAATATGCAAGATTTACGTAATCAAGTTTTAGCAAGAATTTCTGATGAATTGAAGTCTAACACTCTTCAACAGAACTTCACAGGTGAACCATTGATTGACTTAGATCTTTCATACTTGTACTTTGCCAAGGAACATGTTGATTTGTTTAGAGCAATGTTTGTAGATGGCAAATTTGGCAACCAAATGATTGTTGATACTTTAATGGGTCTTGGAATTGAAAAATTCAAGCAACAATTTGATGCAGAACAATTTTCTGATGAAAGACTCAATCATATTGTGATTGCCAACTGGGTTGCTGCTACTGGATTAGCAACACTTCTAATTAACAAGATGGCAAACTTTACACAAGCTCAAATGGTTAGCGTTTTGAAGGCACAAATCCATGATGCTATGTTAAATGACCGTCTTACTAATGTTGAAGAAAATCCATTATTTGCTGCAGATGCTGACGCTTCTCTTGAAGAACGTCTAGGCTAA
- a CDS encoding C69 family dipeptidase: MSSTVGRSSCTSILIGKKATVDGSVIIGRNEDAKTAWPKHLAFNPHQINKNNLFKSKDNKFQITLPNERFSYSSTPEWTDKYGVFEEDGINEYHVAMSATESAYANDRVMAADPFDEEKGILEEAMISVVLPYIKSAREGVERLGEIVQEHGAAEADGILFADKNEAWYMEIGSGHHYVAQRIPDDSYAVVANQLAIQVVDFNDKHNFITSPGIQDFVYQNNLWPNNKPFNFRLIFGTHDDSDLTYNTPRVWSGQKLLTPSINQDPESFDLPFIRKPDHPVSIQEAQRVLSDHFNGTKYDLTNTKNEGQPAYRPIAVATTQESHLLQLRDNDMIHWLAMGIAAQSVYIPFYPQGSKVPTMFKYGKEEYTSNSAYWVFKTASVLVDRNWSKYATDLVNTQKATNLALNKLRIEYDKKLAQEKDNTKKLNLVNEANKKLADVAVKNYQKLIAKLITAQTADSPLRFKIDPNL, translated from the coding sequence ATGTCATCAACTGTTGGACGTTCGTCATGTACATCAATTTTAATCGGTAAAAAAGCTACCGTTGACGGTAGCGTAATTATTGGTCGAAACGAAGATGCCAAAACTGCATGGCCTAAGCATCTTGCTTTTAATCCACATCAAATAAATAAAAATAACCTTTTTAAGTCAAAAGATAATAAATTTCAAATAACGTTACCTAACGAGCGTTTTTCTTACTCATCAACTCCTGAATGGACGGATAAATACGGAGTATTCGAAGAAGACGGAATCAATGAATATCATGTAGCAATGAGTGCTACAGAAAGTGCCTATGCTAATGACCGCGTTATGGCTGCTGATCCCTTTGATGAAGAAAAAGGCATCTTAGAAGAAGCAATGATATCAGTCGTTCTGCCATACATTAAATCTGCTCGAGAAGGTGTAGAGCGTTTAGGTGAAATCGTGCAAGAACATGGTGCGGCAGAAGCAGACGGAATTTTATTTGCGGATAAAAATGAAGCTTGGTACATGGAAATAGGTTCTGGTCATCATTATGTTGCACAACGCATCCCGGACGATTCTTACGCAGTTGTAGCTAATCAACTAGCAATTCAAGTAGTTGATTTTAATGATAAACATAATTTCATTACCTCTCCTGGTATTCAAGATTTTGTTTATCAAAATAATCTTTGGCCCAATAATAAACCATTTAATTTTAGACTAATTTTTGGTACACATGATGATTCTGATTTAACTTACAATACACCACGTGTTTGGAGTGGGCAAAAACTATTAACCCCATCAATAAACCAAGATCCAGAAAGCTTTGACCTACCATTTATTAGAAAGCCAGATCATCCTGTATCAATCCAAGAAGCACAACGCGTTTTAAGCGATCACTTTAACGGTACTAAATATGACTTAACTAATACCAAAAACGAAGGACAACCTGCTTATCGCCCAATTGCTGTAGCTACTACCCAAGAATCTCACTTATTACAACTTAGAGATAATGATATGATTCATTGGTTAGCAATGGGAATTGCTGCACAAAGCGTTTATATTCCTTTTTATCCACAAGGCTCTAAAGTCCCTACAATGTTTAAATATGGTAAGGAAGAATATACTAGCAATTCTGCTTACTGGGTATTTAAGACCGCAAGTGTCTTAGTTGATCGCAATTGGAGTAAATATGCGACTGATTTAGTTAATACACAAAAGGCAACTAACCTTGCTCTAAATAAGTTACGGATTGAATATGATAAGAAGTTAGCGCAAGAAAAAGATAATACTAAAAAGCTAAATCTAGTAAACGAAGCTAATAAAAAACTCGCTGATGTGGCTGTTAAGAATTACCAAAAATTAATTGCTAAACTTATCACTGCTCAAACAGCAGATTCCCCTTTGAGATTTAAAATCGATCCTAATCTGTAA